A stretch of DNA from Halobacillus litoralis:
AAAAGCTTAATTAATTTATTGTCCCAAATGGATTATGAAAAATATGAGATAGATTTATTTTTGTTCAACCATGAGGGGATTTTTCTTGAACTTGTCCCAGAAAAAGTTAACATTTTGCCAATCAATGATACGTTGGAAAAATTCAGCCTACCTTTGTTTCAATCGCTAAGTACTTTAAGTATTAACAAGAATTACTCTTTATTGTACAACAGATTTAAATATGCCTTAAAGAACAGAGGTCACAAGAACACTTCTGTGAAAGAGCAAATGAATTGGAGACATCTATCAGAATCCATCCCTGTCTTGGATAAAGAGTATGATGTAGCCATAGGTTTTTTGGAAAAGACTTCCACATATTTTTGTGTGGATAAAGTAAAGTCAAAGAAAAAGATAGGTTGGATTCATATCGATTATGACCATTTAGGAATGGATCCTGATTTTGATAAGGGTTATTTTGATAGTTTAGATCATATTGTTACAGTCTCAGAAGAATGTGCTGCTATTTTAAAGAGAAGGTTTCCTACTCATAAAAGTAAAATCGAAGTTATATATAATATCGTTTCCCCAAACCTTATTACTAAAATGGCGGACATGGAACAGGATGTAATAGAAAAGGGAAGGTCTAAACAAATGAACATCTTGTCTGTAGGGCGGCTACATTATCAAAAAGGGTTTGATTTATCTATAAAAGCCTGCAGGATATTAGTGGACAAAGGTTATCCAATCATTTGGCACATAATTGGAGAGGGGGAAGAAAGAGCAAGATTAACGGATTTAATACATGAAAATAATTTAGAAGATCACTTCAAGTTGTTAGGACTGAAACCCAATCCATACCCTTATATGAAGCAAGCGGATATTTATGTTCAAACATCTATGTTTGAGGGGAAGTCAATAGCGATAGATGAAGCAAAGATCTTAAATAAACCGATTTTAGTAACTGATTTCAGTACTGCCAAGGATCAAATTGAAAATGGTGTGACTGGAATAATCGTTCCCAAAAAACCTGTAGATATTTCAAGCGGAATTGAAAAACTTTTGACTAATGAAGAGCTGACCAGAAGATTGCGATATAATTTATCAAATGAAAGCCTTGGGACCGAATCGGAAATAAATAAAATTTATGCCATATGTGATTAGGTGATAAAATGAAAAGTAAACTATTGTTTGTCATGCCATCAATGCATTGTGGTGGAGCAGAAAAGTCATTAATTTCATTGTTGGAAAGTCTGGATTACTCAAGGTATGATGTGGATTTACTATTATTTAAACGTGAAGGGATCTTTTTAAGTAAGGTACCTAGCGAAATAAATATATTGGAAGCACCACAAGATTACACCTATTTTGATATGCCAATAAAAAGAGCGTTACAAAGTTTCTTGAAGGAGAATAAATTCCACCTTATATTTCCTAGAATCCAAGCGGGATACTTGTTTAAAACAGAGAAAAATCGTGCTAGATGTGACCAGAAAGTTTGGCCCCACTTATCAAAGGCTTTAGGTACATTGGATAAAGAGTATGATGCAGCTATTGGTTATTTAGAACGTTCACCTATTTATTTTATTATTGAAAAGGTGAAGGCTCATAAAAAAATTGGGTGGATCCATACCCATTATTCTAATTCTGGAATGGATGAAATGATTGATCGTCCGTACTTCAAGGAATTAGACCAAATTGTCACTGTTTCCGATGAGTGCAAGAATTCATTAGCTTTACAGTTTAATCCATTATTATCTAAGATAACCGTTATTAACAACATTGTTTCCCCGGATATTATAAAAAAGATGGCAAGCGGATCATTTAAGGATTTGCAAATTAATAAATCAGCTCTAAATATAGTGACTGTAGCAAGACTTTGTCATGTTAAGGGTATTGATTTAGCTATAGATGCTTGTAAACGGTTAGTGGAAAAGGGGATCAGTGTCAAGTGGCACGTTATCGGTATAGGGTCTACTGAGGAAAATGAAGAGTATGAAAAGATGGTAAAGGATTTGAGTCTTGAGGACTCCTTTGTTTTTTTAGGAATAAAAGAAAATCCGTATCCATACTTAAGAATGGCTGATATTTATGTTCAACCTTCAAGGTATGAAGGGAAATCTATTGCTATTGAGGAAGCTAAAATATTAGCAAAGCCTATTATTATAACCAATTTTAACTCTTCCAGAGACCAAATTAAAAATGGTTATAATGGGATGGTGGTGGATATGACAGGAAATGACATCGCTCAGGGGATATATAAATTGTTCAAAGATGAACAGTTAAGAGAAGAGTATATCAAGAATCTTAAAAAAGAGAGTTTAGGTAACGAACGAGAAGTTGATAAATTATATCGAATATTAGCATGAGGGAAGGGCTTAAATATTTATTAAGCCTTTCCCTTTTCTTTTACAGAAAGGAGTTTTATATGATTGTTCAATATGTAATGGCTTCATTTATGTTATTGATTATCACAATTGTTTTTATTGACATAATTCCAAAGTGTAGTGACTGGTATAAAAGGATTCATATGGGGCGATGTGAAACACAAGTTCAGTGGAACCAATTAATTATCCGTAAAAGTCTTCATTGGATGAAAAAGACACCAAAAATCAAAGTTACGGACAATACTAGATTGATTTTCTTGGATATGCTTAGAGGGAATTATTCAAAGGATAATATTCAATATTGGCAGGAGGCTTCTCTTTTATTAGGTGTAGGTGAGTATATAAAAAATAGCAATGATCAAATTGCGAAAAAGAGTGTGGAAGATTTCCTAAAGTATAAATTTGATGATCAGGGACAATGGAGGAAAAAACCACAAAATATTGATGCAGCTATTTTGGCATACGCTCTCATGAAGTTAGACTTTATTGATTTTACACAATATAAGTCTGCTCTGGACTATATCGATAGCTTAATTA
This window harbors:
- a CDS encoding glycosyltransferase — translated: MKKRLLFIMPSLAAGGGEKSLINLLSQMDYEKYEIDLFLFNHEGIFLELVPEKVNILPINDTLEKFSLPLFQSLSTLSINKNYSLLYNRFKYALKNRGHKNTSVKEQMNWRHLSESIPVLDKEYDVAIGFLEKTSTYFCVDKVKSKKKIGWIHIDYDHLGMDPDFDKGYFDSLDHIVTVSEECAAILKRRFPTHKSKIEVIYNIVSPNLITKMADMEQDVIEKGRSKQMNILSVGRLHYQKGFDLSIKACRILVDKGYPIIWHIIGEGEERARLTDLIHENNLEDHFKLLGLKPNPYPYMKQADIYVQTSMFEGKSIAIDEAKILNKPILVTDFSTAKDQIENGVTGIIVPKKPVDISSGIEKLLTNEELTRRLRYNLSNESLGTESEINKIYAICD
- a CDS encoding glycosyltransferase; translation: MKSKLLFVMPSMHCGGAEKSLISLLESLDYSRYDVDLLLFKREGIFLSKVPSEINILEAPQDYTYFDMPIKRALQSFLKENKFHLIFPRIQAGYLFKTEKNRARCDQKVWPHLSKALGTLDKEYDAAIGYLERSPIYFIIEKVKAHKKIGWIHTHYSNSGMDEMIDRPYFKELDQIVTVSDECKNSLALQFNPLLSKITVINNIVSPDIIKKMASGSFKDLQINKSALNIVTVARLCHVKGIDLAIDACKRLVEKGISVKWHVIGIGSTEENEEYEKMVKDLSLEDSFVFLGIKENPYPYLRMADIYVQPSRYEGKSIAIEEAKILAKPIIITNFNSSRDQIKNGYNGMVVDMTGNDIAQGIYKLFKDEQLREEYIKNLKKESLGNEREVDKLYRILA